GCCCAGGGCCAGGGGGTAGACGCTCTGGCCGTCCCACTGCTCCTGGCGCCACACCTGCCCGTCGAAGTGCAGGATGCGCCCGGCCTGGCCCACGGCGTAGATGTCGTCGGCCGCGGTGCCGTAGATGTCGAGCGTGCCATGCCACTGCACGGTGTCGACGTTGCTCCACTCCACCCCGTCGAAGTGCAGCACGCTCGTCCAGTTGGCCGCGTAGACGTTGTTCACCGACGTGCCCCACACCGCCCAGTTGCCCTGGTCGTGGGCGGGCTCCATCAGGTGCCAGCGGTGGATCGGCTCGTCCACGATCAGCGCGGCGCTGCCGGTGATGGACCCGATCGTCGCGGTGATGGACGTGAAGCCCGTCTGGCTCCCCGTCGCCATGCCGTTCGCGTCCACGGTGCCCACGCTGGCGATGGTGGACGACCAGGTGACCGGCGCGCCGGCGATGACGTTGCCGTGCAGGTCGGTGACGGCCGCGGTGAACTGCTGGGTTTCGCCCGGCAGCACCGTCGCGGTCCCCGGTGTGACGATCACGGCCCCCGGGATCCCCGACTCGATGCGGAACTTCACGGCCAGCGTCTGCCCGTTCACCACGGCCACGTACCGGCTGCCGTCCACGCCGCGCGCCGCCGAACCGTTCGCCACCACGCGCACGTCGGCGTGGCCCAGCTCCACCGGTCCCACGCGCACGCGAACGCGGTACACCTGCGCCTCGCTCAGGGAGAACTGGCGGGTGTGCCAGTTGACGTGGTAGTGCGAGTCGGAAACCTTCACCGCCTCGCCGCCGGTGCCCCCTGCCCGCGTGTACTCGGCGACGGGAGAGGTGCAGGCGGTGCCCGACCACGCGCAGATGGTCACGGTGGGGTCGAGCCCGGCATCGAACGTCCCGGGCGCGCCGGGGTTCCGGGCCATCGGCGGCAGCCAGAAGAAGCCGGGGGTGCCGCCGTGCGCGGCGTCGGAGATGGAAGCCGCCGCCACGCCGGTCGGGGCAGCCGGGTTCTCCAGGTCGGCGCACGCGGCGCCAAGAAGCGCGAGCGCGGCAAATGCCACGCGGGTCTGCCAGCTCGTTGCGAGCCGGAATACGGGGGTGTCGGTCATGAGCGGGAGGGGGGCGAACGGATTTGCCGGCGCGGCGGGCCGGCGACGCCCTTCTTCGGTAGCCCAGCTGTCTCGGAGAGACCTGTGGCTTTGCGGACCGGCCTCGCGGCCGGGGTGCGTTTTCGGCGAGGTGGTGTTTGGCGAGCTATAAAGTAGGCTTGATTTTCCTAAACGCAAGTGTATTGATACGCAAAGGTGTTGCAGAAGCAGGGCTTGGCCCGGCGGCCGCCAATCCTGAAGCGCGTTTTGGGCCGGAACGTCTCTGCATCCCACCGGTCCCGCTGACGCCCCGTCGCCGGCATGGCGGACGCAGCCTCGGCTCGACGCGGACCACGCGCTCATCGTTGGACAAAAGAAAACGCAGAGAGCGTTTCGGCTCTCTGCGTTCACGCCTGCCCCGCGGCGGAAAGCTTCAGGGCGTGCTGTCCACGCGCACGGGGACGCTGGCGGTGTCGCCGAGGGCAGGCGCGCTCACCCGGCCCCGCTCCACGAGCGCCGAGTCGCGTGCGTCCAGCGCCTCCAGGTGGATGGTGGTGTCGACGGCCATCCCCATCCGCGCCGCCTCTTCGGGAGAAAGCGCCTTGGCCTCGGTCTGCACCTGCTGCGACGACAGCCCGTCTTCCCACTCCTTGTTGGTGGTATCCATCTTCGCCGGCCCTCCCGCCGCCTTGTCGCCACCCCTTCCGCACGCGGCCAGGAGCAACGCGGCGGCGAACGTGAGGGGCAAACGGCGGAACTCAGACATCGG
This window of the Longimicrobium sp. genome carries:
- a CDS encoding Ig-like domain-containing protein, with the translated sequence MTDTPVFRLATSWQTRVAFAALALLGAACADLENPAAPTGVAAASISDAAHGGTPGFFWLPPMARNPGAPGTFDAGLDPTVTICAWSGTACTSPVAEYTRAGGTGGEAVKVSDSHYHVNWHTRQFSLSEAQVYRVRVRVGPVELGHADVRVVANGSAARGVDGSRYVAVVNGQTLAVKFRIESGIPGAVIVTPGTATVLPGETQQFTAAVTDLHGNVIAGAPVTWSSTIASVGTVDANGMATGSQTGFTSITATIGSITGSAALIVDEPIHRWHLMEPAHDQGNWAVWGTSVNNVYAANWTSVLHFDGVEWSNVDTVQWHGTLDIYGTAADDIYAVGQAGRILHFDGQVWRQEQWDGQSVYPLALGNWYTPSPNIYLWGVWAAGPNDWFVVGDRGTILRGKAGNWTPMNSGVTTLLRRVWGTSATDVYATGDGGVLLHFDGTAWSQVTLPESVDMWGVWGSSATDVYVVGAGGRVFHYDGASWSLIQLPTGNFLYAAWGTSASNVYVGGSGGTIYRWNGARWIMEEAPAQQVFDFWGPTGTDVFAALSGWSILRR